A stretch of Plasmodium chabaudi chabaudi strain AS genome assembly, chromosome: 14 DNA encodes these proteins:
- a CDS encoding mRNA methyltransferase, putative, with product MNSNQMNPNNNKNMGAQNFNQSFASNTVNSKQPNNASYQYQNINYAKTNNPTMMNYNNNPNFVNPNYCNYNNIVPPPSNSPPNNMPINNKHIYYIPPSPSNIPSPPNIPNAPSPPSIPGSPNMDYGNNTNLKNPISEGMNIENDNMLGQEYGKTSHYMGNNSNMFGSHANNKFPEHVPPPSVPPPNMGDIYQYTGTSNVHNMHVPNGPNNPNASNISGTFSMQKNAPMMGYHGEYPNNRININPDQTMIPNNSNNFIRDMKTYDYSFNDNIAPPPLPTPMPPDNKNLESGNSSRNSSNTNLKKNEYKNNSCNINVDGRERLQNDYNQHFINTGERPQNFIRDSDENKRFIKYPKLKQLLELKNAIIKKRSTPARYIKCDLRNFDLSSLDMKFDVILIDPPWKEYYDRKMQNLDLLNSIHIDNYDINDDIYNDKDKYWSLEDLSDLKIDQIAEVPSFLFIWCGVTHLEDARVLLNKWGYRRCEDICWLKTNINEKNKKIKYLNEINNENSYLQRTTEHCLMGIKGAVRRSYDIHLIHANLDTDVIIAEETEENIYNNNKPEELYKIIEKFCLGRRKIELFGTNTNIRNGWLTLGKNMNATLYEQEEYKSWFEGDIAWPEATSYIGGKYMGTTPEIENLRPKSPPRNANP from the coding sequence ATGAATAGCAATCAAATGAatccaaataataataaaaatatggggGCCCAAAATTTTAATCAAAGTTTTGCAAGCAATACAGTAAATAGTAAACAACCAAATAATGCATCGTATCAGTaccaaaatataaattatgcaaaaacaaataatccCACAATGATGaactataataataaccccaattttgtaaatccaaattattgtaattataataacattGTCCCACCACCAAGTAATTCCCCACCAAATAACATGCCCATAAACAAtaagcatatttattacattcCTCCAAGTCCTTCTAATATTCCTAGCCCTCCTAACATCCCCAATGCCCCCAGTCCCCCAAGTATACCCGGCTCACCAAATATGGACTATggtaataatacaaatttaaaaaatccgATATCTGAAGGAATgaatattgaaaatgataatatgtTAGGACAAGAGTATGGTAAAACTAGCCATTATATGGGCAATAATAGTAACATGTTTGGAAGTCAtgctaataataaatttccTGAACACGTACCACCACCCAGTGTACCCCCTCCAAATATGGGAGACATCTACCAATATACTGGTACAAGCAATGTACATAATATGCACGTACCTAATGGTCCGAATAATCCAAATGCCAGTAATATAAGCGGAACATTCAGCatgcaaaaaaatgcaCCTATGATGGGGTATCATGGAGAATATCCTAATAATAGAATTAACATAAATCCTGATCAAACTATGATAccaaataattcaaataattttataagaGATATGAAAACCTATgattattcatttaatgataatatagcTCCACCTCCACTTCCAACCCCAATGCCCccagataataaaaatttagaaaGTGGGAATAGTAGTAGAAATTCATCAAATActaacttaaaaaaaaatgaatataaaaataatagttgtaatataaatgtagaTGGAAGAGAAAGATTAcaaaatgattataatcaacattttataaatacagGAGAAAGACCTCAAAACTTTATTAGAGATagtgatgaaaataaacgatttattaaatatcctaaattaaaacaattattagaattaaaaaatgcaataataaaaaaaagatcaACACCAGCtagatatataaaatgtgatTTACgaaattttgatttatcTAGTTTAGATATGAAATTTGATGTTATATTAATTGATCCCCCTTGGAAAGAATATTACGATCGAAAAATGCAAAATCtagatttattaaatagtatacatatagataactatgatataaatgatgatatatataatgataaagataaatattGGTCTTTAGAAGATTTATCagatttaaaaatagaCCAAATAGCAGAGGTTCcatcttttctttttatttggtGTGGTGTAACACATCTAGAAGATGCTAGggttttattaaataaatgggGCTATCGTAGATGTGAAGATATATGCTGGTTAAAAACAAacattaatgaaaaaaataaaaaaataaaatatttaaatgaaataaataatgaaaactCCTATTTACAAAGAACAACAGAACATTGTTTAATGGGAATTAAAGGTGCCGTTAGACGATCTTATGATATACATCTAATACATGCCAATTTAGATACAGATGTTATTATTGCAGAAGAAAcggaagaaaatatatataataataataaacctGAAGAgctttataaaattattgaaaaattttgtttagGTCGAAGGAAAATTGAACTTTTTGGtacaaatacaaatataagaaATGGATGGTTAACAttaggaaaaaatatgaatgctacattatatgaacaagaagaatataaaagttGGTTTGAAGGGGATATTGCTTGGCCAGAAGCCACTTCATATATAGGAGGAAAATATATGGGAACAACTCCAGAAATTGAAAATCTACGTCCAAAATCTCCTCCGAGAAATGCAAACCCTTAA